In bacterium, one genomic interval encodes:
- a CDS encoding T9SS type A sorting domain-containing protein: MRTTTARTRRRDCPDAVQSLYALNGNDYLGIPGAWYSDPAFTYNAFTPAVSKFYVVVDGAQARYTSRVLTIGNGFSEHDLSGSFTCTVTAVPCDEPTNVFINTVGGRNFLANGPYYQCVRACANTTVEICLGPLAADEFPHALVLPGCLSNGCQIDCPPAQFGYSPTGWTYNAANGTWCNIVVVATEGCFCFCLEFIEGAVDVSLTAEAGDASVNVAWSVAAENNMARYDVQRRVFGHEFETIGSVVANNTNTSSSYTFVDESANNGTIYEYTLNLVDLNGTVTALGTIASATPSVDAAVVTEYALHQNYPNPFNPSTNLVFDVVAENVVNLTVYNAMGQEVASLVNGTMAAGRHTVSFDAANLTSGLYFYTVKIGNEFTATKKMLLVK, encoded by the coding sequence ATGCGAACAACAACGGCGCGGACGCGCCGACGTGATTGCCCTGACGCCGTGCAGTCGTTGTACGCGTTGAATGGCAACGACTATTTGGGTATTCCGGGCGCTTGGTACTCGGATCCCGCGTTCACGTACAATGCGTTCACGCCTGCCGTGAGCAAGTTCTACGTGGTGGTTGACGGTGCGCAAGCCCGTTACACGTCGCGCGTGCTCACGATTGGCAACGGTTTCAGCGAGCACGACCTGTCGGGTTCGTTCACCTGCACCGTGACCGCCGTCCCCTGCGACGAACCGACCAATGTGTTTATCAACACCGTTGGTGGCCGTAACTTCTTGGCCAATGGCCCGTACTACCAGTGTGTCCGCGCTTGCGCGAACACGACGGTCGAAATCTGCCTCGGTCCGTTGGCCGCTGACGAGTTCCCGCACGCCTTGGTGCTGCCGGGCTGCTTGAGCAATGGCTGCCAGATTGATTGCCCGCCCGCCCAGTTTGGTTACAGCCCGACCGGCTGGACCTACAACGCGGCGAACGGCACGTGGTGCAATATCGTTGTGGTTGCGACCGAAGGTTGCTTCTGCTTCTGCCTCGAGTTCATCGAAGGCGCTGTGGACGTGAGCCTGACGGCCGAAGCTGGCGACGCTTCTGTGAACGTGGCGTGGTCGGTGGCTGCGGAGAACAACATGGCTCGTTACGACGTTCAGCGTCGCGTGTTTGGTCATGAGTTTGAGACGATCGGTTCGGTCGTTGCGAACAACACGAACACCTCGTCGAGCTACACGTTTGTTGACGAAAGCGCCAACAACGGCACGATCTACGAGTACACGCTGAACCTGGTTGACCTGAACGGTACGGTCACCGCGCTCGGCACGATCGCTTCGGCCACCCCGTCGGTTGACGCGGCCGTTGTGACGGAATACGCTCTGCATCAGAACTACCCGAACCCGTTCAACCCCTCGACGAACCTCGTGTTCGACGTGGTGGCTGAGAACGTCGTGAACCTGACGGTTTACAACGCGATGGGCCAGGAAGTTGCTTCGTTGGTGAACGGCACGATGGCTGCTGGCCGTCACACCGTTTCCTTCGACGCCGCCAACCTGACGTCGGGTCTGTACTTCTACACGGTGAAGATCGGCAACGAGTTCACCGCCACGAAGAAGATGCTGTTGGTTAAGTAA
- a CDS encoding T9SS type A sorting domain-containing protein, protein MGVVLVALLGWQSAQAAWLQVGWVDRVGAAPPAVTVRSAEPDARNHIMLRSETGLEDLTGLDLKPGTSLEFRWQQDGAERAQTVIWPGGDFVQVLLTPGGQNASGPAASAAFSGIQIAPNPFNPLTTVSLTLPQADGLRLELFDVLGRQVTVLANRPLSAGTHRFVVDGAAWASGTYFLAYRLSSGPSGVRRLLLLK, encoded by the coding sequence TTGGGCGTTGTGCTGGTTGCCCTGCTGGGCTGGCAGTCCGCCCAGGCCGCATGGCTGCAAGTTGGCTGGGTGGATAGGGTTGGCGCTGCACCTCCGGCTGTGACCGTTCGCTCGGCCGAGCCGGATGCCCGGAACCATATCATGCTGCGGTCGGAGACGGGGCTGGAAGACCTGACCGGACTCGACTTGAAACCGGGGACGTCCCTTGAATTCCGCTGGCAACAGGACGGTGCGGAGCGGGCGCAAACCGTGATCTGGCCTGGCGGTGACTTCGTGCAGGTCCTGCTCACTCCGGGCGGGCAGAATGCCTCTGGCCCCGCGGCGAGCGCCGCATTCAGCGGAATTCAGATTGCCCCGAACCCCTTTAATCCCTTGACCACGGTCAGCTTGACGCTGCCGCAAGCCGACGGCCTGCGGCTGGAGCTGTTTGATGTGCTGGGGCGGCAGGTCACCGTGCTGGCCAACCGGCCACTGTCAGCCGGGACGCATCGGTTCGTGGTGGATGGTGCGGCGTGGGCCAGCGGGACGTACTTCCTGGCCTACCGATTGTCAAGCGGACCATCGGGGGTCCGCCGGCTGCTGTTACTTAAGTAG
- the udk gene encoding uridine kinase translates to MPLLIGIAGGSASGKTTLAHGLVHELGPERVLWLLQDSYYRELGGLTLEQRALHNFDHPDAFETPLLCRHLDELLAGGEVVVPEYDYTTHLRKHTGVRCQAREFILLDGILVLHEPELRARMGLKVYMDSEPRICLQRRIDRDTVYRARTEEEVIRQFTTQVEPMYRQYVEPSKQYADIVIADGTTKEKAVQDVLRRLSQ, encoded by the coding sequence ATGCCCCTCCTTATCGGTATCGCCGGCGGCTCAGCCAGCGGCAAGACGACGTTGGCCCACGGCCTCGTGCATGAGCTTGGCCCCGAGCGGGTGCTTTGGCTCTTGCAGGACAGCTATTACCGCGAACTGGGCGGCCTGACGCTCGAGCAGCGGGCGCTGCACAACTTCGATCATCCGGACGCCTTCGAGACGCCGCTCTTGTGCCGTCATCTGGATGAGCTTCTGGCGGGCGGGGAAGTGGTTGTGCCGGAATATGACTACACGACGCATTTGCGCAAGCACACCGGCGTGCGCTGTCAGGCCCGGGAGTTTATCCTGCTCGACGGGATTCTGGTTTTGCATGAACCGGAGCTCCGCGCACGCATGGGTCTCAAGGTATACATGGACTCTGAGCCCAGAATCTGCCTGCAGCGCCGCATTGACCGCGACACGGTGTACCGCGCGCGCACGGAAGAAGAGGTCATCCGCCAGTTCACGACGCAGGTGGAACCGATGTACCGGCAATATGTCGAACCGTCGAAGCAGTATGCGGATATCGTGATCGCGGACGGTACCACGAAGGAAAAGGCAGTGCAAGACGTGCTGCGCAGATTGTCCCAATAG
- a CDS encoding thymidine kinase → MHHFPHNTGWIEVICGPMFSGKTEELIRRLVRAQIARLRVEIFKPMIDTRYAKDEIVSHSRLTIASQLVTSPWEIFELAQQAEVIGIDEAQFLGPEIVEVAQKLADSGKRVICAGLDTDYRGLPFDPIPQLLAVAEYIDKTLAICVRCGNPAKHTQRVVASRELVLVGAQDAYEPRCRNCFVPPDPVHDESAQEQLPLSSPQG, encoded by the coding sequence ATGCACCATTTCCCTCACAATACCGGCTGGATTGAAGTGATTTGCGGACCGATGTTCTCGGGGAAGACCGAGGAGTTGATCCGCCGTTTGGTACGCGCGCAAATCGCCCGGCTGCGCGTCGAGATCTTCAAGCCGATGATTGATACGCGCTATGCCAAGGATGAAATTGTCAGTCATTCGCGGCTGACCATCGCGTCGCAATTGGTAACGTCGCCGTGGGAGATTTTTGAGCTGGCGCAGCAGGCGGAGGTGATCGGCATTGACGAAGCGCAATTTCTGGGACCCGAGATTGTCGAAGTGGCGCAGAAGCTCGCGGATTCGGGGAAGCGCGTAATCTGCGCGGGACTGGACACGGACTATCGCGGTCTGCCGTTTGATCCGATCCCGCAGCTTCTGGCCGTGGCCGAGTATATTGATAAGACGCTGGCGATTTGCGTGCGCTGCGGCAATCCCGCCAAGCACACGCAGCGAGTGGTGGCGTCACGTGAACTGGTTTTGGTCGGCGCGCAGGACGCCTATGAGCCGCGCTGCCGCAACTGTTTTGTCCCCCCCGACCCTGTGCACGACGAATCGGCGCAGGAGCAACTCCCCCTCTCCTCACCGCAAGGGTAG
- a CDS encoding NupC/NupG family nucleoside CNT transporter, with protein sequence MERLQSLFAIPILLGIAWLLSSDRKNFPWRVVLWGTGLQIVFAIIILWTPWGRDLFSALGDGVTKFLGYTMEGSSFLFGNMVKAEYQQTFGFQFAFAILPTIIFFGAFMGIMYHFGIVQRVVKGLAWVMTRTMGTSGAESLSAAGNIFLGQTEAPLLVRPFLMSTTRSELNAIMVGGFATVAGGVMAGYILLGVPAKHLLAASVMAAPGALIFAKIFLPEKDKPSTAGALHMPEMPKQANVIDAAASGARDGLGLAVNVGAMLLAFIALIAVVNALLGLLAGWFAGMGIAWFPDNLREIFSYVLWPIGFILGVPLAECKDFAYLVGTKISINEFVAYVEMSNLMKEGVLSPRTIMLASYALCGFANFSSIGIQIGGIGSLAPERRTDLAQLGLKAMIAGAMVSLQTAAIAGVLTTE encoded by the coding sequence TTGGAACGTCTTCAATCCCTCTTCGCGATTCCGATTCTGCTCGGGATTGCCTGGCTTCTCTCCTCCGATCGCAAGAACTTCCCGTGGCGTGTGGTGCTCTGGGGCACCGGACTGCAAATCGTCTTTGCCATTATCATATTATGGACACCGTGGGGCCGCGATCTGTTCAGTGCCTTGGGGGACGGCGTAACGAAATTCCTCGGGTATACGATGGAAGGATCGTCCTTCCTGTTTGGCAATATGGTCAAAGCGGAATATCAGCAGACGTTCGGTTTCCAATTCGCTTTCGCCATCCTGCCGACGATTATCTTCTTTGGCGCGTTCATGGGAATCATGTACCACTTCGGTATCGTGCAACGCGTCGTGAAAGGGTTGGCCTGGGTGATGACGCGCACGATGGGCACGTCAGGGGCAGAATCGCTGTCAGCGGCCGGGAATATTTTTCTGGGTCAGACTGAGGCGCCGCTCTTGGTACGTCCGTTCTTGATGTCAACGACGCGCAGCGAGTTGAATGCGATCATGGTCGGCGGCTTTGCGACGGTGGCCGGTGGCGTGATGGCAGGCTATATTCTATTGGGTGTCCCGGCCAAACATCTGCTTGCCGCGTCGGTAATGGCCGCCCCGGGTGCCTTGATTTTTGCCAAAATATTTCTGCCGGAGAAAGACAAGCCTTCGACAGCAGGCGCGCTGCATATGCCGGAGATGCCGAAGCAAGCCAATGTGATTGACGCGGCGGCCAGCGGCGCACGTGACGGCCTGGGTTTGGCGGTCAACGTGGGCGCGATGCTCTTGGCCTTCATCGCCCTGATCGCTGTGGTGAATGCGCTGTTGGGCCTGCTGGCAGGCTGGTTCGCGGGAATGGGCATAGCGTGGTTCCCTGATAATCTGCGTGAGATATTCTCGTATGTGCTTTGGCCGATCGGCTTCATTCTCGGCGTTCCGCTGGCGGAATGCAAGGACTTTGCCTACCTTGTCGGTACCAAGATCTCGATCAACGAGTTTGTCGCATATGTTGAGATGTCTAACTTGATGAAAGAGGGCGTGCTGTCGCCGCGCACGATCATGCTTGCGTCCTATGCACTATGCGGTTTCGCGAACTTCTCTTCAATCGGAATTCAGATCGGTGGCATCGGCAGTCTGGCCCCGGAGCGGCGAACCGACCTTGCGCAGTTGGGGTTGAAAGCGATGATTGCAGGGGCGATGGTAAGCCTTCAGACGGCAGCAATAGCGGGTGTGCTGACCACTGAGTAG
- a CDS encoding SulP family inorganic anion transporter gives MFKPKLFTTLETYDRELFTRDLIAGVIVGVVALPLCIAFAIASGVSPERGLFAGVIGGFFISLLGGSRVQIGGPAGAFVVIVYGIIAEYGLDGLIVSTFLAGILLIVFGRFQLGSVIKFIPLPVVTGFTSGIAMIIFVSQVADFLGLKLEGQTANFFEKIYFLAKATTSVNPYAAVIGGVSVFVLLVWHKVWKLIPGSLVVLVGATVAAYFLKLPVETIGSRFGDIPSMLPMPQVPDLTFAQVRHLVSPAITIAVLVAIESLLSAVVADGMIGGRHRSNMELVAQGIANIGSSIFGGLPVTGAIARTATNVRNGGRTPVAGIVHAFTLLLLMVAFGGLAKLIPLSALAAILVVVAYNMFEWRSFVAMLKGPKSDVAILLTTLTLTVVLDLTVAIEVGMVMAVFLFMKRMSGATEVELITGEMREPTPADELDVLDRAAIPKGVQVYEINGPFFFGAVYKFREAMIVVSKPPKVRIIRMRRVPVIDSSGMQAIVDVFNVSKRRGTTLLISGLNKQPHDAFEKAGLVETFGPENLLPDFHAAIERAKEIIAAADAAAAEKKKKDKPSA, from the coding sequence ATGTTCAAGCCCAAACTGTTTACCACTCTCGAAACCTACGATCGAGAACTATTCACCCGCGACCTCATCGCCGGCGTGATCGTCGGCGTCGTGGCGCTGCCGCTCTGTATTGCGTTCGCGATCGCTTCAGGTGTTTCGCCGGAACGCGGCCTCTTCGCGGGCGTGATCGGAGGCTTCTTCATCTCGCTCTTGGGCGGCAGCCGCGTCCAAATCGGCGGACCAGCCGGCGCGTTTGTCGTCATTGTCTACGGCATCATCGCCGAGTATGGATTGGACGGCCTAATCGTCTCGACATTCCTGGCGGGAATTCTGCTCATCGTTTTCGGCAGATTCCAACTCGGCAGCGTCATCAAGTTCATCCCGCTGCCGGTTGTAACCGGATTCACCAGCGGCATTGCGATGATCATCTTCGTCTCGCAAGTCGCCGACTTCCTCGGGCTGAAGCTCGAAGGACAGACCGCGAACTTCTTCGAGAAAATTTACTTCCTCGCGAAGGCCACCACGTCGGTCAATCCCTATGCCGCCGTCATTGGCGGGGTGTCCGTCTTCGTGCTTCTGGTCTGGCACAAAGTCTGGAAGCTCATCCCGGGATCCCTCGTCGTGCTGGTTGGCGCAACGGTCGCGGCGTATTTTCTGAAGCTGCCTGTCGAGACCATCGGCTCGCGCTTCGGTGACATCCCGTCCATGCTGCCGATGCCGCAAGTGCCCGATTTGACCTTCGCGCAGGTTCGTCATCTGGTCTCACCGGCCATTACCATCGCCGTGCTCGTCGCCATTGAGTCGCTCCTCTCCGCGGTCGTCGCGGACGGTATGATCGGCGGCAGGCATCGCTCGAATATGGAACTCGTCGCGCAGGGCATCGCCAATATTGGCAGCTCAATCTTCGGCGGCCTGCCCGTGACCGGCGCCATCGCCCGCACCGCCACCAACGTGCGCAACGGCGGCCGCACGCCGGTGGCCGGCATCGTGCATGCCTTTACGCTGCTGCTGCTGATGGTCGCGTTTGGCGGATTGGCGAAACTGATTCCACTCTCCGCGCTGGCCGCGATCCTTGTGGTCGTCGCCTACAATATGTTCGAATGGCGGTCGTTCGTCGCCATGCTGAAGGGTCCCAAGAGCGACGTCGCCATTTTGCTGACCACGCTCACACTGACAGTCGTACTCGATTTGACCGTGGCGATTGAGGTGGGCATGGTCATGGCCGTCTTCTTGTTCATGAAGCGCATGTCCGGCGCTACTGAAGTTGAACTGATCACCGGTGAGATGCGCGAGCCGACGCCGGCCGATGAACTTGATGTGCTCGACCGCGCCGCGATTCCCAAAGGCGTCCAGGTTTATGAGATAAATGGCCCGTTCTTCTTCGGTGCGGTCTATAAGTTCCGCGAAGCCATGATCGTGGTCTCCAAGCCGCCGAAGGTCCGCATCATCCGCATGCGCCGGGTGCCCGTGATTGACTCGTCCGGTATGCAGGCGATTGTGGACGTTTTCAATGTCTCCAAGCGGCGCGGTACGACGCTGCTGATCAGCGGCCTAAACAAGCAGCCGCACGACGCATTCGAGAAGGCCGGCTTGGTCGAGACCTTCGGACCAGAAAATCTGCTTCCGGATTTTCACGCCGCGATTGAACGCGCCAAGGAGATCATCGCCGCCGCCGATGCCGCGGCCGCCGAAAAGAAAAAGAAAGACAAACCCAGCGCATAA
- a CDS encoding thermonuclease family protein, whose protein sequence is MTRIAALLLCIVTLLAQGCRHSSPDSIPPYRETIVAKMDIEVEDGDTFKWRGQSVRMLGIDCAETASPHHKGDQEPWGSRAEDYLRSQIAAARELAVVRIEQPDRYGRWLAYLIADGENVNAKLISEGLAYETISHYGKQGLDRYAESCVEAARTAPKPQFEPPHEFRKRNRNN, encoded by the coding sequence GTGACCCGCATTGCGGCGCTGTTGTTGTGCATTGTCACACTACTGGCGCAGGGCTGTCGGCACTCCTCTCCGGATTCGATCCCCCCGTACCGCGAGACGATTGTGGCCAAAATGGATATTGAAGTCGAGGATGGAGATACATTTAAGTGGCGGGGGCAGTCCGTGCGCATGCTGGGCATAGACTGTGCCGAAACGGCCTCACCGCACCACAAAGGGGATCAGGAGCCTTGGGGCAGCCGGGCGGAAGATTACCTGCGGAGTCAGATTGCAGCGGCGCGCGAGCTGGCGGTTGTGCGAATTGAGCAGCCTGACCGGTACGGTCGCTGGCTGGCCTATCTCATTGCCGATGGCGAGAACGTGAACGCCAAGTTAATCTCCGAGGGTCTGGCCTATGAGACGATTTCCCATTACGGCAAGCAGGGCTTGGATCGCTATGCAGAAAGCTGTGTCGAGGCGGCGCGTACGGCACCCAAACCGCAATTTGAGCCGCCGCATGAGTTTCGCAAACGCAACCGCAACAATTAG
- a CDS encoding purine-nucleoside phosphorylase: MSNTMHFADVGELEQMSKLIPGRADVAMILGSGLGAFADSLTHAKSISTTEIPGYPKSTVAGHAGKIVCGTLGGVRVLAFQGRIHMYEGYTPAQVALPVRLAHAAGATVLVVTNACGGASKRFAAGDLMLIDDHINFQFRNPLRGPQIAGEARWPDMSNCYDEELKQMAERTALELGIRLKRGTLAAVLGPTYETPAEVAMLRGYGADGVCMSTVPEVIAAAALGMRVLGISCVTNAAAGVTSAKLNHDEVQAVAGRAAAQLWSLASGVIGQIK; encoded by the coding sequence ATGTCCAATACGATGCACTTCGCTGATGTCGGCGAACTTGAGCAGATGAGTAAACTTATTCCGGGCCGGGCCGATGTGGCGATGATTCTTGGCTCGGGGTTGGGCGCATTTGCGGACTCGCTGACACATGCCAAAAGCATATCCACGACCGAAATTCCGGGCTATCCGAAATCCACCGTGGCAGGGCATGCTGGGAAAATCGTATGCGGCACCTTGGGCGGCGTGCGCGTGTTGGCGTTTCAAGGGCGGATTCACATGTATGAAGGCTATACACCCGCGCAAGTGGCGCTGCCGGTGCGGCTCGCGCATGCGGCGGGCGCCACGGTGCTGGTGGTGACAAATGCCTGCGGCGGTGCGAGCAAGCGGTTTGCGGCGGGTGATCTGATGCTGATAGATGACCACATCAATTTTCAGTTTCGCAATCCGCTGCGCGGTCCGCAAATCGCGGGTGAAGCGCGCTGGCCGGATATGAGCAATTGCTACGACGAAGAGTTGAAACAAATGGCCGAACGCACGGCATTGGAACTGGGCATTCGGCTTAAGCGTGGAACTCTTGCCGCGGTGCTGGGCCCGACATATGAAACACCGGCCGAGGTGGCCATGCTGCGCGGTTACGGCGCGGACGGAGTATGCATGTCCACAGTGCCCGAAGTGATTGCGGCCGCGGCGTTGGGGATGCGCGTGCTCGGCATTTCGTGCGTGACCAATGCCGCCGCCGGCGTGACAAGTGCGAAACTGAACCACGACGAAGTGCAGGCCGTCGCGGGTCGGGCGGCCGCTCAGTTGTGGTCTCTGGCCTCGGGAGTCATTGGGCAGATCAAATGA